Proteins from one Nerophis lumbriciformis linkage group LG08, RoL_Nlum_v2.1, whole genome shotgun sequence genomic window:
- the LOC133611291 gene encoding uncharacterized protein codes for MRERDFMPNMERGKPATYTGDKKAKMAAKTNKKWVRIATVFAYVLSVSLAAIILAIYYSLIWKPTSASSLSKPTPPQGVTAPPANVSANASSSGANSTNASEWNSTQMFANRTARQHQQGSAAPPHTPAFQWDRMHAESDDGLYAQRSRTVGREDHAEGGEEEQVGTEAPPTPAGTRAA; via the coding sequence ATGAGAGAGCGGGACTTCATGCCCAATATGGAGAGGGGCAAACCTGCCACTTACACCGGGGACAAAAAGGCTAAGATGGCCGCGAAGACGAACAAAAAGTGGGTGAGAATCGCCACGGTCTTCGCGTACGTGTTGTCCGTGTCCTTAGCGGCCATCATCCTGGCTATTTACTACAGCCTCATCTGGAAGCCCACCAGCGCGTCCTCTCTGTCCAAGCCGACCCCGCCGCAGGGGGTGACGGCTCCACCGGCGAACGTCAGCGCCAACGCGTCCTCCTCGGGCGCGAACAGCACGAACGCGTCCGAGTGGAACTCCACGCAGATGTTCGCCAACCGCACGGCGCGGCAACATCAGCAAGGATCCGCCGCGCCGCCCCACACGCCAGCTTTTCAGTGGGATCGCATGCACGCGGAGAGCGACGATGGACTTTACGCGCAGAGATCGCGCACCGTGGGAAGGGAGGATCACGCGGAGGGAGGAGAGGAGGAGCAGGTGGGGACTGAGGCGCCACCGACACCCGCCGGGACGAGAGCTGCGTAA